Below is a genomic region from Castanea sativa cultivar Marrone di Chiusa Pesio chromosome 2, ASM4071231v1.
CTATTGTAAGGAAACAAACCTATTGAGTTTTGATACTATCCAATGAGCCATATTATTATAGTTTATTATAGTTTcagccatttttttttcagtcgtagttgttgactaattcctcatgaacagtgcatccgtgcactgttcatggactcacaaattttactttttagccacttttcattaaaaatgggtctcacggcactattcacacatttaaaaattattttgctatagtgttttcaattttcaacaataaattctatccaaacggacccatagtATCACCATCATCCCACATCATTCTCAATTTCTCATAGTCattcttgaaagttgaaacaaagCCCAGTTGGAAACAGACCAGCCCTCTTATTTGAGTCCAACTGGTAGAATATGATGATTATTGTGACTGGTGACTTGCattgatatatataaaataaatataataattactATCAGAAGGATCTGTGGCGCAATGGTAGCGCGTCTGACTCCAGATCAGAAGGTTGCGTGTTCGATTCACGTCAGgttcagatttttttattttatcttattaattattttgaaacaaaataaaacaaaactctcCATATTTACCATCCAAGTCCCaaatctttttttcctttttttttttaatttttttaatttaaacttttatcTCTAAACTCTTTGTATTTTCCTTTAACTCCCTATCTATTCTCCATATTTACCAACCAAGTCCCAAATCCCCCCAAAATTACGAAACCCCAAATGTTTCTAAGTCCAGTTCTCCCTTCTCAGTCTCACAGCAAAACCACCAAAACCAATGTTCCAAAATCTCTCCTCTCACTCTCTCCAACCCTCCTCCTCTTCATTCACCCTTCGTTCCTCACAATATTACACCCACACCCTCACCTTCACACACCCATGTCTTCCACTACCCAATCATTCTCTTCGGTACAGACCAATGACCCGAATTTCCTGCGCTTCGCCCCGACCCAAGAGAAACCCGGGTCCAATGCCCGAAAAATCCGAGGCTGAAGAGCTAGTCCGAGTGATGATGAGGAATATGAATGAGAAAGAGCCGCTGTTGAAGACACTGAACAAGTACGTCAAAGTTGTGAGAACTGAGCactgttttcttatttttgaacAGCTTGGCAAGAGTGACAAGTGGCTTCAATGCCTCGAGGTTTGCTTCTATAATGCTCTCTTATGtgatttttcaacaattttagCTTCTGGGTCTTTCAAATTTAGGCTTGTATTGTAACATGGTTTAGGATTGAGCTTATCTGTATAGTGCCAATTGCCcccaaaacctttaaaaaaaaggttaaggTAGAGTGGAGATGGAGTTTGAATATAGGACTTTGATGCAATGATAAATTACCAGTTGTCTCAGAAGTTTAAGCCATTAGGAAATTGTGAATCAAGTGGAGATGGAGTTTGAACATAGGACTTTAACAATTCACTCAAAAAGCTTAAGCCATtatgaaattgtgaatttaattatttaaccattattcaaACAAGTTTATACTCTTTgcggttttctttctttttggttcaATAGAAAAATCTCTCAAGTTTAAGTGTTCTTTCTTAGTTAAAGTTTATGAATTTTGTAGAGCCATTCTATACGGGAACTTATTTGAACTGTGTGAGTTGTGTATTTGGTTGTCATGCTATATTAAATATTCCTAGTTCAAAACCATAGGGTCACTGTTTTAATCTCTTTGATTAGACTAATGCTATATGATGCAGCGAGTTGAGTGATACTCTAAATACTTTCATTATAGCTAGgtaactttttttgttttttattttcaatgatAGGTTAGCTAGAATTAAGTGGACTTCATGTAAAACAAAACTGGAACTAAGATACATTGGTTACAATGTTGGCCTTAATGTTTGTGGACACATTTGTTTAGTTGTTGCTTCACTTTCAAATACCACATTCAGGTGTTCAGATGGATGCAGAAACAACGATGGTATGTCGCTGATAATGGtgtttattcaaaattaatatcGGTTATGGGAAAGAAGGGCCAAACCCGGATGGCCATGTGGCTCTTCTCTGAGATGCGTAATAGCGGCTGCCGGGCTGACACTTCTGTATATAATGCACTCATCACAGCCCATCTTCACTCACGAGATAAAGCAAAGGCTTTGGACAAAGCTATTGGGTACTTTGAAAAGATGAAGGGAATTGAGTGGTGTAAACCCAGCATTGTGACATACAACATTCTTTTGAGAGCTTTTGCTCAAGCTCGAAATGTAGAACGAGTTAATGCTTTGTTTAAAGATCTTGATGAGAGCATTATTTCCCCTGATATCTATACTTATAATGGTGTGATGGATGCATATGGGAAAAATGGGATGATCAGAGAAATGGAATCTGTCCTTTCTCGCATGAAAAGTAATCAATGTAAGCCCGATATCATCACTTTTAATTTGCTCATTGATTCATATGGAAAAAAGCAAGAATTTAATAAGATGGAACAAGTGTTCAAGAGCTTATTGCGCTCCAAGGAAAGACCAACACTGCCGACATTTAATTCAATGATAATTAATTATGGGAAGGCACGACTTAGGGAGAAAGCAGAATATGTCTTCCAAAAGATGAGGGATATGGGATATACCCCAAGCTTCATCACCTGTGAGAGTCTTATACTGATGTATGGATTTTGTGACTGTGTTTCTAGGGCTAGggaaatatttgataaaatggtTCAATCTGGGAAGGGAATGAAAGTTTCAACCCTTAATGTCATGCTTGATGTTTACTGTATGAATGGTTTGCCCATGGAAGCCAATATGCTTTTTGATAATGCAAAAGTTATAGGTGTAATTCCAAATTCATCAACATATAAACTTCTTTATAAGGCTTACACTAAAGCCAACACGAAGGAGCTTTTACAGAAATTGCTGAAGAATATGGAAAGGGATGGCATTGTCCCTAATAAGAGGTTTTTCTTGGAGGCTTTAGGAGCTTTTGGGTCTTTACCAGCAAGTGCTGAGTCTAAAGTCACTCGTCAAGCTAAAAATAGAGTTCCCTCACTACAAAGGGTGTCAGCTAGTACCACAACTGATGTCAGCAGGAAACAGGATAGTGCAAAAACTTAGGTGGAAAAAATTGCTAACTTGGTTTGTCTATTCTTCTGGTTGTTCGTCTATAAATCTGATTCAAAGAAAAGCTTGCATGTCAAAGGGATGTTGGAAGGCATAGCCACCATATTACTGGACTTCTGACTTATGTGGTATGTATATCTTGCCTATTCTTTCATCCTTTATCATTGTATCCTTCTATATGCCAATCCTGCTTCCCTTTTGTAAAACGTTCTCATAATGTGTTTATTTTGGTTTCAAAACTTGTTCTTTGCAGTTGCTATTATTAATTTCTGCCttcagagtttttttttttttttttctctagggCTTCCCTTTTGCCATTAACTTACGTTTATTGACTTTTTTGTCTTATGTGTTAATCCTCACCCAATTACATAGTTCTTAATTTAATAATTCTGAAGTAGTTAGATCTAGGAATGATAtggaaaatccaaaaaatattatcagTACTGTGGGAAGTTGTGGAGTCTGGTGGCAACAATGAGGCTTAGGGAAAATCTGATAAtctaaaatattatgaatgaatTTGACTCTTCATTGAGAGACTGGAACATAATAGATTTTGGGGCagaaaaaaaggtaaattaaattggccaaaaaaaaaaaaaggaaagttgATTATACTATTGAATGTTCAAAATGATTCACAACTCTCTGCACTATtgcataattttagaattaCCAACTACACACGCAAGGATTGGGTTGTAAAAACACTGCTTATTGCTGTAGTCATTTGTGACAAAATGCTGTAGCTTATACTTGGAGCCTGGCCAGATTTTGGTTTGTTCATGGAACACCTTTTCATATCAATTAACTCAAATAGTTACTTTTGTTCGACAGTTATGATTTATGTATAGAATATTTATCTTACATTGGGTAATGTACCACTTTTTCACCCCTTCATCATATGTTTTACCCCTTTTTGGGTACTCTGCACTtccacataaatatcacttttcaTTACTTATTTGATAGATAGTGAAACTGATATTCGCATTGTAATCATGATAATGTGTTATAGTAAattggggagagagagagatcttagTTCCACCCTGCATCCATAATGCACCCCCTGCCcccttatttttctctcttccttcttccaTTCTCTCTTTCTAGCAACAAACCGAACTAAATCAAGATTGGGTGTGTTAACAGAACCTTGCTTCATTGATTTCGTTTTTCCTCCAGATGTTAAAGCAAACAAAATTTATGCttattaattagtcaaatatGCTAAACATTTTCTAGACTTGGTTTTCTTCTGGATGATTATTTATTTGCAATCAAGGGTATCCCTTtggtaataaatatataaataagaaaatgaaggTAAGCTTGGAAAGCAGCTTCTTCTGTCTTGCATGCTCATATTGatcaaaactaaataaataaatgaaatctACTCTAGTGTGCCTTGTCCCAGCATTCCCACCAACTAAGTTTGAGTATGAAATTTTCATGTGATTAGTTAGTTCCCCCAAAACCTTAGTTCCTCTAGAAATTGTCGATGATTGGATATTATAATCATTTGGTAGTGTAAGATGCAACAACTGAAGTGTGGTTCCTAGGTGACAGGATTTTGTTGGTGATATCAATTACCAGCCATCTGTGAAGGCAAAATTACTGAAGAACTGCTCAGCttgggacattttttttttgataggtaagaataatttttattgaaaaaatactATTTCATGACAACCACAAAGAAGCATAAAAAGAAttacaacaaccaaaaaaaaaaagaattacataTAAAAAGGAATACAGGGAGGAACAAGGGAACAAGTTTCCAAATATCCGATGAATGCAGGGAGGAATTCATTCTCGAGCACGAAGTTCAATTAGATGACTacagttttaatttttatgttcatGTTAGTCTAGACTATTCATCATCCTTTTTAAGAATGTCTTTCCTCTTTGGATAGAGCTGTAGATAACTGTATCTTTATGGTCCTCATATATGTGAGTGAATGCAGGACAATTCTCAGCTGCCATAAGAAGACCTAAACTTGCACAGAAAAGCCAATTGTTGCTACTATTTATCAGAAAAATGGGACATCTCCATTGATTTTTTTGCTGTACTAATTACGTAGTTCTTAATTGATggtaacttatcaaaaaaaaatttgatggtaACGCTTCTAGACTGCCAAGGTGCTGCTTTTATGTATTGTACATTGATTCATTAGAATTTGTTTGCTGAATTATTCAAATGAGTATATATCCAGTTAATGTCTTATTGAAATCTACATAAAAAATTTccccaaataaaattttgaatttgttttatttgacaTTTCATTCTTCAATGTTCATATGTGTTTCATCTAGTTAAATGGGCTATTGTTTGTGCTCAACTTTCTTCGGGTGGTTTGAGAATTAGGAATTTGAGACTTTTTAATGAAGCTATATTAGGTAAATGCTTGTGGAGATTTGGGCTTGAAAGGGATGCTCTTTGGCAACAAGTGATACAGGATAAGATGTAAGGGGTTTAtggttagtattttttttccctcttttagTTCGCCTTAGTGATCAATTTTTTCCTTGGAACAACATATGGAAGGAGAAGGTTCCTTCTAAAGTGGCTTTCTTTGTTTGAACTATTGCTTTGGAGAAAAGTCTGacaattgacaatttaaggaggaaaaaaaaggcCAGTAATAATATgaattggtgttatatgtgctaGTGTAATAGTGAATTTGTTGACCATCTCTTCCTTTATTGTCCAGTTGCTACAGATCTATGGGCTTTGATTTTGGGCTTTTCGAAGCacattgggttatgccaaagTCTATTGTTGAACTTGTTGCTTGTTGGCAAGGTTGATTTGGTTGCCATTGTAATGGACATATATGGATTGTTGTTTTCCGttgttttgtgttgtatttagaaGGAATATAATAGTAGGTGCTTTGAAGATAATGAAAATTCTTTGCCTGATCTCAAGTTATTGTTTTTTAGAACCTTATTTAGgcttgtgtgtgtgagagagagagagagagacaaatctttactatttataaataaataaaaagtttttcattaaGGACCAGAGGAAGGAGCATTGTTCCTTGAGTAGGATTGTCCACAAGTCGGTCTGAGTCAGATTTGGACTCAACCCAGTCAGATTGGGTGGAAGAAGATCTGACCTGCAACTGATTGTTGATCACGACGAGTCAAGTCAGATCGGATTCTAGAAAAGCATGGGTCAGTTCGGTTGAAAACAACCaagggtggtggtggtgggcaAAGGAGAACAAATCTTGGCCGGATTTGAGCGGAGGAGAACGAAACCTTGCTGGATCTGAGAGAAGGGGAGTGAAACATTCCTAGATTTGAGCTTAGACTCATGGAGTAGGTTGAGATGGCTTAAGCCATTGTCTTTATGAGTTCACACCCCACCTTCGATATAGATTTTTCTTTCCACCCCATCACCTGTTTAGTTATCCCCTCTTGGATCTCCCTGAATGCATTTGCCTTAGATCATCCGCCAACCATAGGAAGATCAACAAGCCCATGTCCCAAGGCCCGTATGAGTTCAACAACAGGTCTTGGCCATGACTACCCCAAGGTTAATTTCTTTATGGTGCAAGGTTTCCAGGCCATAATTCAATGATGTGGGAGTGGTTGTGAGAAACAGTGCCAGTAAAATATTAACAGCCATGGCCTTCTATCACCAATGGTGGTGCCACGTTATACTCAGGGTGTTCttaggaacaccctgactttgaaaaaacaaattatatataataattaaaaaaaaaattatttgtttacccttaaaaaaaaaaaataggaacactctcaatcaaaattaggaacaccttcaaattatatatatatatatatatatatgtatgtatttgttctactttcaagcaaaaaaaaaaaaaaaaaaacagagcacatcaaaaataaaaaacctcaaaTCAGTACATCAAAAATCACTAAAGCTAAAGCAAACCTAAAAACATCAGAAATCACTAAAGGCTAAATCGCTAAAGCAAACCTAAAAACAAAGCAACAGAGCAACGCCTCCCCTTAGAAGTTAGATCGGTCCAGTCGCAGTCCAGACTCCAGAGCACGTCGTCGCCCCTCTCACTAAAGGCTAAATCGCTAAAGCAAACCTAAAAACAAAGCAACAGAGCAACGCCTCCCCTTAGAAGTTAGATCGGTCTAGTCGCAGTCCAGACTCCAGAGCACGTCGTCGCCCCTCATCAGAGAATAGATCGGTCTAGTCGCAGAGTCGCAGTCCTAAGCACATCGTCGTCGTCGCAGTCCAAACGCACGTCGGAGATTGCTCGTCGCCTCGTTGCAGTCTAAACGCTTGTCGGAGATTGCTCGTTGCCTCATTGCAGTCCAAATGCTCGTCGGAGATCACTCGTCGCCTCGTTGCAGTCCAAACGCTCGTCGGTCCAGTCGCAGTCCAAACGCTTGTCGGAGATTGCTCGTCCTCGTCAGAGATCGCTAGCACATCGCGTGATTCGCGTCGCACACCATCGCCGTCGCACATCGTCGCACATGTAtttctctctcagtctctcactctctctctctttatctgaaatgaaatgaaattatgaaataatgaacgattctctgtctctctctttattctttaagaAAGCAACTTTATTTGAACTGTGATTGGCTGAAGtttaactttattaatattttgccttttttttttttgactattttgcctttttttttgactgtttgaatttggctttatctcggcttcaaaaaaaaaaattggcttcatctcatttttcttatccGTTGGTTGGTGTGGGACTGTGTGTTGGTGTTGGTCAGTTGGTGAgatattaattgtcttttagtgtaatattattgtgatttgtgattgtgaaatatTCTGATTGGCAGCTGGCTCTTGTGATTGGGGCATCAGACAGGCTTGTCTGTTGAGTGGGGTGGGGGTGGATGGACTAATGGGCACATGGGGCCGGGTAATTGGATAAAGTAGtgtaataattttatgttagactaaattaataattaataatttaataagtaAAACAGTGTAATTGGGTAAagcaataattaatcatttaattaac
It encodes:
- the LOC142626289 gene encoding uncharacterized protein LOC142626289 gives rise to the protein MFQNLSSHSLQPSSSSFTLRSSQYYTHTLTFTHPCLPLPNHSLRYRPMTRISCASPRPKRNPGPMPEKSEAEELVRVMMRNMNEKEPLLKTLNKYVKVVRTEHCFLIFEQLGKSDKWLQCLEVFRWMQKQRWYVADNGVYSKLISVMGKKGQTRMAMWLFSEMRNSGCRADTSVYNALITAHLHSRDKAKALDKAIGYFEKMKGIEWCKPSIVTYNILLRAFAQARNVERVNALFKDLDESIISPDIYTYNGVMDAYGKNGMIREMESVLSRMKSNQCKPDIITFNLLIDSYGKKQEFNKMEQVFKSLLRSKERPTLPTFNSMIINYGKARLREKAEYVFQKMRDMGYTPSFITCESLILMYGFCDCVSRAREIFDKMVQSGKGMKVSTLNVMLDVYCMNGLPMEANMLFDNAKVIGVIPNSSTYKLLYKAYTKANTKELLQKLLKNMERDGIVPNKRFFLEALGAFGSLPASAESKVTRQAKNRVPSLQRVSASTTTDVSRKQDSAKT